A genomic region of Pontibaca methylaminivorans contains the following coding sequences:
- a CDS encoding Na+/H+ antiporter subunit C, with product MQLILAIAIGVLIGSGLWLLMRPRSYQVIIGLCLLSYGVNLFIFGMGRPRIGAPPVMPKGGFVDPTAYSDPVPQALVLTAIVIGFATTALFLVVLMAARGATGTDHVDGVESARVREPGEGGQT from the coding sequence ATGCAGCTGATCCTGGCCATTGCAATCGGCGTGCTGATCGGATCGGGGCTCTGGCTGCTGATGCGGCCGCGCAGCTATCAGGTGATCATCGGCCTCTGCCTGCTGTCCTATGGCGTGAACCTGTTCATCTTCGGCATGGGCCGCCCCCGGATCGGCGCGCCGCCGGTCATGCCCAAGGGCGGCTTCGTCGATCCGACCGCCTATTCCGACCCGGTGCCGCAGGCGCTGGTGCTCACGGCGATCGTGATCGGCTTTGCCACCACGGCGCTGTTCCTCGTGGTGCTGATGGCCGCGCGCGGCGCGACCGGCACCGATCACGTCGATGGCGTCGAAAGCGCAAGGGTGCGCGAACCGGGCGAGGGGGGCCAGACATGA
- a CDS encoding monovalent cation/H+ antiporter subunit D, which translates to MTPDISFETTILASPEHLLILPLLIPFFAGTLMLFYSDSRRWLKLGIGLASVLAMLWVSVELLERMRGEGDIRLYLLGNWPMPMGILLVLDRLSAMMVMLTAVLALPALLYTAAGWQGKGQHYHSLFQFLLVGLNGSFLTGDIFNLFVFFEIMLASSYGLVLHGSGPERIKAGLLYIAINLAASLLFLIGVALIYGVAGTLNMAEISRLLSDLQMEQRPLFLTGSGILVLAFLVKAAIWPACFWLPRTYAAAAPPAAAMMAIMSKVGAYAILRLSMLFYAPGSGGIEGFGGPALAIAGMATMAYGAFGVLSVPRLALKAGYITLISSGTVVAITGFALNGGGEQMLGGALYYLFGSTVAISALFLLAEPLSREAPDDKEADTQAEPEEPEHFWGPMGMDTVEDDDAPAITLSASTIGLAVSFMMLAGVLAGVPPFSNFIGKFAMISGVVTGASGPTGSVPVIAWIFIAVLLTSGFAVLVALLRFGIARFWVAPGDRIPVLALESAPVIILLVVLVDLTVQGNQAMRYTQQTAADLLAPPAYADSVLTSTPTADPAKAEAAAEREAEGGSGEAP; encoded by the coding sequence ATGACCCCGGACATTTCCTTTGAAACCACCATCCTCGCCAGCCCCGAGCATCTGCTGATCCTGCCGCTGCTGATCCCGTTCTTCGCGGGCACGCTGATGCTGTTCTACAGCGACAGCCGCCGCTGGCTGAAGCTCGGGATCGGGCTCGCCTCGGTGCTGGCGATGCTCTGGGTTTCGGTCGAACTGCTCGAGCGGATGCGGGGCGAGGGCGACATCCGGCTTTACCTGCTGGGCAACTGGCCGATGCCCATGGGAATCCTGCTGGTGCTCGACCGCCTGTCGGCGATGATGGTGATGCTGACCGCGGTGCTGGCCCTGCCGGCGCTGCTTTACACGGCGGCGGGCTGGCAGGGAAAGGGGCAGCATTATCATTCGCTGTTCCAGTTCCTCCTGGTCGGGCTGAACGGATCGTTCCTGACCGGCGACATCTTCAACCTGTTCGTGTTCTTCGAGATCATGCTCGCCTCGTCCTACGGGCTCGTGCTGCATGGGTCGGGGCCCGAGCGGATCAAGGCCGGGCTGCTTTACATCGCGATCAACCTCGCGGCCTCGCTGCTGTTCCTGATCGGGGTCGCGCTGATCTATGGCGTGGCGGGAACGCTGAACATGGCCGAGATCTCGCGCCTGCTGTCCGACCTGCAGATGGAGCAGCGGCCGCTGTTCCTGACCGGATCGGGGATCCTCGTGCTGGCGTTTCTGGTCAAGGCGGCGATCTGGCCCGCCTGTTTCTGGCTGCCGCGCACCTATGCCGCCGCCGCACCGCCCGCTGCGGCGATGATGGCGATCATGTCCAAGGTCGGGGCCTACGCGATCCTGCGGCTGTCGATGCTGTTCTATGCGCCCGGCTCGGGCGGGATCGAGGGGTTCGGGGGCCCGGCACTGGCCATCGCCGGCATGGCAACCATGGCTTACGGCGCCTTCGGCGTCCTCTCGGTGCCGCGCCTCGCCCTGAAGGCCGGCTATATCACGCTGATCTCGTCGGGAACGGTGGTCGCGATCACCGGCTTTGCACTGAACGGCGGCGGCGAACAGATGCTGGGCGGGGCACTCTACTACCTGTTCGGCTCGACCGTTGCGATCAGTGCGCTTTTCCTGCTGGCCGAGCCCCTCTCGCGCGAGGCCCCCGACGACAAGGAGGCCGACACCCAGGCCGAACCGGAAGAGCCCGAACATTTCTGGGGACCGATGGGCATGGACACGGTCGAGGACGATGACGCGCCGGCCATAACGCTTTCCGCCTCGACCATCGGTCTGGCGGTGTCGTTCATGATGCTGGCCGGGGTGCTGGCCGGAGTGCCGCCCTTTTCCAACTTCATCGGCAAGTTCGCCATGATCTCGGGCGTGGTGACCGGCGCCTCGGGGCCGACGGGGTCGGTGCCCGTGATCGCCTGGATCTTCATCGCCGTCCTGCTGACATCGGGATTCGCGGTGCTGGTCGCGCTGCTGCGATTCGGCATCGCGCGGTTCTGGGTGGCGCCCGGCGACCGGATCCCGGTGCTGGCACTGGAAAGCGCGCCGGTGATCATCCTGCTGGTGGTGCTGGTCGACCTGACGGTGCAGGGAAACCAGGCGATGCGCTATACGCAACAGACGGCCGCGGACCTGCTTGCGCCCCCGGCCTATGCCGATTCCGTTCTGACCTCGACCCCGACCGCCGACCCGGCCAAGGCCGAGGCAGCCGCGGAACGGGAAGCCGAAGGCGGCAGCGGGGAAGCCCCATGA